From one Methanomassiliicoccales archaeon genomic stretch:
- a CDS encoding ThiF family adenylyltransferase translates to MEDVIRPGEPDLDRLDRTRRIGWVDLDAVQRSKILVVGAGALGNEVVKDLVLFGFKHLDVLDMDQVVRSNLNRCVLFREGDQLSGKGKSDLVAERARMLNPDVEIKPLQGKVQSLGPKELTSYDMVLGCLDNIAARLHLNANSYYSKVPYIDGGTDGFRGKVQVIIPPVTPCLQCTMNRSHFRVMEHRFSCTGQDTVFYQPKMAAEITTTSVVAAIQVREAVKSLSGMDVVQHVMYYDGLKGTSDVLLLEKDPGCPNHLV, encoded by the coding sequence ATGGAAGACGTGATCCGCCCTGGCGAACCGGACCTTGACCGGTTGGATAGGACAAGGCGCATAGGCTGGGTGGACCTGGATGCGGTTCAGAGGTCCAAGATATTGGTGGTCGGCGCCGGAGCGTTGGGCAATGAGGTGGTGAAGGACCTGGTCTTGTTCGGGTTCAAGCACCTGGACGTTCTGGACATGGATCAGGTGGTCCGTTCTAATCTCAACCGATGTGTACTTTTCAGAGAAGGGGACCAGTTATCCGGAAAAGGCAAATCCGATCTGGTGGCCGAGAGGGCTCGCATGCTCAATCCCGACGTGGAGATCAAACCTCTACAAGGAAAGGTGCAATCGCTGGGTCCGAAGGAACTGACCAGTTACGATATGGTCCTGGGGTGCTTGGATAACATTGCCGCTCGCCTGCATCTCAATGCTAATTCCTATTACTCCAAAGTGCCGTATATCGACGGCGGGACCGATGGTTTCCGGGGTAAGGTCCAGGTGATCATACCTCCGGTGACACCATGTTTGCAATGCACCATGAATCGCAGCCACTTCAGGGTGATGGAGCACAGGTTCAGTTGTACTGGTCAGGACACCGTCTTCTACCAGCCCAAGATGGCCGCGGAGATAACAACGACTAGCGTAGTGGCCGCCATACAGGTCCGGGAGGCGGTGAAATCGCTCTCAGGCATGGATGTCGTTCAACATGTCATGTATTACGATGGATTGAAAGGCACTTCCGACGTGCTCCTGTTGGAAAAGGACCCTGGGTGCCCCAATCATCTGGTATAG
- the glmU gene encoding bifunctional sugar-1-phosphate nucleotidylyltransferase/acetyltransferase: MKALILAAGDGTRLRPLTSNKPKPLLTVAGKPYLAHLVQALKDAGIKDQTILVGWKSNKVREFFGDGQHMGVDLTYLEQKERLGTANAIGVAEGIIQEDFVCVNGDVVMAPESIAELVTAFQKDRRPIMGTVEVPDPSRFGVVEQKDGKLVRVWEKPSNPPSNLINGGIFGLTPEVFDLIHRTERSSRGEYEFTDTLNMMSAEMDVRVHRIVGEWIDVGYPWELLRANEYLMGRLKRNVRGTVEEGAVIKGNVVVEEGAVIRSGSYIEGPVYISKGCDVGPNCYIRPSTCLGEGVKVGNAVEVKNSIIMQRTNVPHHNYIGDSVIGERCNFGSGTKVANLRFDDRAVRVSTRGQLINSGRRKLGAIIGDDVKTGINAMIEPGAVIWEGTIIGMGALARGNIGPNSRVL; encoded by the coding sequence ATGAAAGCCCTCATCCTAGCCGCCGGCGATGGCACCCGACTCAGACCCCTTACCAGCAACAAACCCAAGCCTCTGCTCACTGTGGCGGGGAAACCTTACCTGGCACACCTTGTACAAGCTCTGAAGGACGCGGGTATCAAGGACCAGACCATCCTGGTCGGCTGGAAGAGCAATAAGGTGAGGGAGTTTTTTGGCGACGGACAGCATATGGGGGTGGACCTAACATACCTGGAACAGAAGGAAAGGTTAGGCACCGCCAACGCTATCGGCGTGGCCGAAGGGATCATCCAGGAAGATTTTGTATGCGTCAACGGGGATGTCGTCATGGCCCCGGAATCGATAGCAGAGCTGGTAACCGCGTTCCAAAAGGACCGGCGGCCTATCATGGGGACGGTGGAGGTCCCCGACCCCTCCCGCTTCGGAGTGGTCGAGCAAAAAGATGGGAAACTGGTACGTGTCTGGGAGAAGCCGTCGAACCCTCCGTCCAACCTTATCAACGGCGGTATCTTCGGTCTCACTCCCGAGGTCTTCGATCTGATCCATAGGACAGAACGGTCCTCCCGGGGCGAGTACGAGTTCACAGACACCTTGAACATGATGTCCGCTGAGATGGACGTGAGGGTCCATCGCATCGTGGGGGAATGGATAGACGTAGGTTATCCTTGGGAATTACTACGAGCCAATGAATACCTCATGGGGCGTTTGAAACGGAATGTCCGTGGCACGGTGGAGGAAGGCGCTGTGATCAAAGGCAACGTCGTCGTCGAGGAAGGCGCTGTGATCCGCAGCGGGAGCTACATCGAAGGACCGGTCTACATCTCCAAGGGATGCGATGTCGGACCGAACTGTTACATCCGCCCTTCCACCTGCCTCGGTGAGGGGGTCAAGGTAGGGAACGCGGTTGAGGTGAAGAACTCCATCATCATGCAAAGGACCAACGTACCGCACCACAATTACATAGGGGACAGCGTGATCGGTGAACGGTGCAATTTCGGCTCAGGGACCAAGGTGGCCAACCTGCGTTTTGACGACCGCGCTGTCAGGGTATCGACCAGGGGGCAGCTCATAAACTCCGGAAGAAGGAAGTTAGGCGCCATCATCGGTGATGATGTGAAGACCGGAATAAACGCCATGATAGAGCCCGGGGCCGTCATCTGGGAAGGTACCATCATCGGGATGGGGGCGTTGGCCCGGGGGAACATAGGGCCGAACAGCAGGGTCCTTTAA
- a CDS encoding Ppx/GppA phosphatase family protein produces MNNEADKGKVTSFLDVGTNSVRLLVVRINANRSYTVISEQKEIVRLGDTEFGEGVLSEEAIDRTIRVVKNFCDLSRTYGATEFVAMATSATREAINRMDLVDRLKDVTGLELEIISGMEEARLIYLGVSSGHHIGRKTSLFIDIGGGSTELVLGDQLNYSYLESLKVGAIRLTTMFVKKVEGPVSEDILNKMRKYVKSALVRGKREIVQSKVSLAFGSSGTIVNLSEILAKHDSSAHLGIIRHSQLKKILPYLSNMDLNTRRKVPGINPERADIIVAGAVILEMIMEELKLSEIAVSSRSLRDGMLLDYLGGLQEFPGYRELSVRERSAIQLGRTCSVDEEHARRVMTIALELFDSAAKKGLHGFGKEERELLHHAAFLHDVGDFISFNDHHLHSHYIICHAELLGFSSREVLIMANVAKYHRKRTPKVRSVDLKDLDDIDKRVVLHLSTFLRMAESLDRSHSNLVQSVHFSKVMKNSVRLIVTASGDPQLEMWRLEEDRKAFVKAFGKELQVILNRIES; encoded by the coding sequence TTGAACAATGAGGCGGACAAAGGGAAGGTCACATCCTTCCTCGACGTGGGCACCAATTCCGTGAGGCTGCTGGTAGTGCGCATCAACGCCAATCGTTCCTACACGGTCATCAGCGAACAGAAGGAGATAGTAAGGCTTGGGGACACCGAGTTCGGGGAAGGTGTGTTGTCAGAGGAGGCCATCGATAGGACGATCAGGGTGGTAAAGAACTTCTGTGATCTCTCCCGGACATATGGCGCCACGGAGTTCGTGGCCATGGCAACCTCCGCCACTCGTGAGGCCATCAACCGGATGGACCTTGTTGACCGGTTAAAGGATGTCACTGGACTGGAACTGGAGATCATCTCCGGAATGGAAGAGGCACGTCTGATATACCTAGGAGTATCCAGCGGACATCACATTGGACGGAAGACCTCCTTGTTCATTGACATCGGAGGGGGAAGCACGGAACTGGTGCTGGGTGACCAGCTTAACTACTCGTACCTGGAGAGCTTGAAGGTCGGGGCCATCCGCCTCACCACCATGTTCGTGAAGAAGGTCGAGGGACCGGTATCGGAAGACATACTGAACAAAATGCGCAAGTACGTGAAGAGCGCGCTGGTCCGTGGGAAGAGAGAGATCGTGCAGAGCAAGGTGAGTCTGGCCTTCGGCAGTTCCGGTACCATCGTCAATCTCTCGGAGATCTTAGCAAAACATGACAGTTCCGCCCATCTAGGCATTATCCGTCATTCGCAGTTGAAGAAAATTCTTCCCTACCTGTCCAACATGGACCTGAATACCAGGCGAAAGGTGCCAGGGATCAATCCTGAAAGGGCGGACATCATCGTGGCCGGTGCGGTGATACTGGAGATGATCATGGAGGAACTGAAGCTGAGCGAGATCGCCGTAAGCTCACGCAGCCTTCGTGATGGGATGCTCCTGGACTATCTCGGAGGTTTGCAGGAGTTCCCTGGATATCGCGAGCTATCGGTGAGGGAAAGAAGTGCGATACAGCTCGGACGGACGTGCTCTGTGGACGAGGAGCATGCCCGAAGAGTGATGACCATTGCCCTAGAGCTGTTCGACAGCGCCGCCAAGAAAGGGCTTCATGGTTTCGGTAAGGAGGAACGGGAGCTACTGCATCATGCCGCGTTCCTGCACGATGTGGGGGATTTCATCTCCTTCAACGATCATCATCTTCATTCGCATTACATCATCTGCCACGCCGAGCTCTTGGGATTTTCGAGCCGCGAGGTGCTTATCATGGCCAATGTGGCCAAGTATCATAGGAAGCGCACCCCCAAGGTCCGGTCGGTGGACCTGAAGGACCTGGATGACATCGATAAGCGAGTGGTGCTGCACCTTTCCACGTTTCTGCGGATGGCCGAGAGCCTGGACAGGTCTCACTCCAACCTGGTGCAGAGCGTGCACTTCAGCAAGGTAATGAAAAATTCGGTGAGGCTGATCGTGACCGCCAGCGGGGACCCGCAGCTTGAGATGTGGCGTTTGGAGGAGGACCGCAAGGCTTTCGTGAAAGCTTTTGGAAAAGAATTACAAGTGATACTGAACCGCATCGAAAGTTAA
- the glmM gene encoding phosphoglucosamine mutase, which yields MSLFGSSGIRGLVGKDINVELCVKIGRAVGEMAGIVVLGKDPRTSGDMVMNALMAGLIEAGAEPYRAGMIPTPTLAYAASHFDCGLMVTASHNPPEYNGVKMWNQDGSAFDGDQTAEVERLITSGGKRTAWNSMFQEQRWEGAVDEHINAILEEVGQADRPLVLDCGCGATGTVSPRTFSEMGCEVLTLNANPDGMFPGRPSEPSEENLKDLMNLAKAKGVMGIAHDGDGDRMVAVDEKGHYVSGDRLLALFASLMEIDDMAAPVDASMVLDDIVGRTITRTKVGDAFVSEVMKKKGLPFGGEPSGTFIFPRISYCPDGILAGATLIKLLEGRPLYEMVNALPSYCSARSSFSFNSEDRERVHTRLAEEMGSVEGDLSTVDGFRVDLGHGWMLVRLSGTEPKIRLTAEARDQKDLEAIVDLASTRVRKALG from the coding sequence ATGAGCCTCTTCGGTTCTTCTGGTATACGAGGTTTGGTCGGAAAGGACATAAACGTCGAGCTTTGCGTCAAGATCGGTCGTGCAGTTGGAGAAATGGCCGGCATTGTCGTACTAGGAAAGGACCCGCGGACCAGCGGGGATATGGTGATGAACGCGCTTATGGCCGGACTTATCGAGGCAGGGGCTGAACCATACCGAGCGGGAATGATCCCCACACCAACACTGGCCTACGCCGCTTCCCATTTCGACTGTGGGCTAATGGTCACCGCCTCACACAATCCCCCGGAGTACAACGGGGTGAAGATGTGGAACCAGGATGGCAGTGCCTTCGATGGAGATCAGACCGCAGAGGTTGAACGGCTCATAACTAGCGGAGGCAAGAGGACCGCATGGAATTCCATGTTCCAGGAGCAGAGATGGGAGGGAGCAGTCGATGAGCACATCAACGCCATCCTCGAAGAGGTGGGTCAGGCCGATCGCCCTTTGGTGCTTGACTGCGGTTGTGGGGCTACTGGAACGGTCAGTCCCCGCACGTTCAGTGAGATGGGCTGCGAGGTCTTGACCCTCAACGCCAATCCAGATGGTATGTTCCCTGGTCGGCCCTCGGAGCCTTCTGAGGAGAACTTGAAGGACCTTATGAACTTGGCCAAGGCCAAGGGCGTGATGGGCATCGCACACGATGGCGACGGGGATCGCATGGTGGCTGTGGACGAAAAAGGTCACTACGTCAGCGGAGATCGTCTTTTGGCCTTGTTCGCCTCCTTGATGGAGATCGACGATATGGCCGCACCGGTCGATGCCTCCATGGTATTGGATGATATCGTAGGACGAACGATAACGCGCACCAAGGTGGGGGATGCGTTCGTATCTGAGGTTATGAAGAAGAAGGGGCTGCCTTTCGGAGGAGAACCTTCTGGTACGTTCATCTTCCCCCGGATCAGCTACTGTCCCGATGGTATCCTGGCCGGAGCCACCTTGATAAAGCTCCTTGAAGGGAGACCGCTCTATGAAATGGTAAATGCTCTGCCCAGTTATTGTTCGGCACGCTCATCTTTCTCTTTCAATTCCGAGGATAGGGAGAGAGTGCATACCAGGCTGGCAGAGGAGATGGGGTCCGTGGAAGGGGACCTGAGCACTGTGGACGGATTCCGAGTCGACCTCGGCCACGGTTGGATGCTGGTCCGCCTCTCCGGCACAGAACCTAAGATCAGGCTCACCGCCGAGGCCCGGGACCAGAAGGACCTGGAAGCGATCGTGGACCTGGCTAGCACGCGAGTGAGGAAGGCTTTGGGCTAA
- the ppk1 gene encoding polyphosphate kinase 1, translating to MPSGKSKEGKKGTAKRSTGVESLKPDSTGSFLNREISWVKFHRRILEEALDEEHPLLERVKFLAICGSNLDEFFMVRVSGLKRQLKKGALEAPPDGLTPLEQMEIINHDLLPLLELHGKCWYDDILPKLKAQGISIRRIKDLDPQQREGLRDFFERMVFPAMTPLALDFNQPFPFISNLSINLAVVVHHPQRGERYARVKVPVDLFPRFVSLPGTNPGRSQDFVLLEDLVTDNLDLLFPGMKIKEVHTFRITRDADIEITMDEAEDLLTAIEESVETRRIGSPARLEVDKDMPERMVDLFSNKLGLHPLAVFRSFAPLALGGFWDLLSINRPDLKDPPFLPYVHPDLAPEKDIMTAVDRRDRLFYHPYDSFVPLVTFLKQAAHDPHVLAIKITLYRIDKHSPIIDALMEARENGKAVAAVVELKARFDEENNIVWARALERAGVHVVYGLLDLKVHAKVLLVVKKKGNDIVRYTHMGSGNYNAQTARVYGDIGYLTSDPDIGADAADLFNSLTGYAQKESYRKLLVAPATLKRELIFRIDREAQRHKDHGDGYIAFKLNGLLDKEVISALYRASNAGVTIDLNVRGLCALRPGIKGISENIKVSSIVGRFLEHARILYFRNGGEEEVFLGSSDLMPRNLHRRVEVLFPVLDEQYRRMLVDKILPIHLRDNVKSRDLLPDGSYVKKRPKKGEERVDSQEWLIKNRGIWHKEE from the coding sequence ATGCCCTCTGGGAAGAGCAAAGAAGGTAAAAAGGGAACGGCCAAGCGAAGCACTGGAGTCGAATCCCTGAAACCAGATTCCACAGGGTCGTTCCTGAACAGGGAGATCAGCTGGGTGAAGTTCCATCGTCGCATCCTGGAGGAGGCACTGGACGAGGAGCACCCTCTCCTGGAAAGGGTCAAGTTCTTGGCCATCTGCGGCAGCAATCTGGATGAATTCTTCATGGTCCGTGTCTCCGGGCTGAAACGACAGTTGAAAAAGGGGGCGTTGGAAGCACCCCCGGACGGACTGACACCTTTGGAGCAGATGGAGATCATAAACCATGACCTGCTACCGTTGCTGGAGCTGCACGGCAAGTGCTGGTATGACGACATTCTACCTAAGCTCAAGGCCCAAGGCATCAGCATTCGTCGCATAAAGGACCTTGACCCGCAACAGCGGGAGGGTCTGCGAGACTTCTTCGAAAGAATGGTGTTCCCCGCGATGACGCCTTTGGCCTTGGACTTCAATCAGCCATTTCCTTTCATTTCCAATCTCAGTATCAATCTGGCAGTGGTCGTTCACCATCCCCAGAGAGGCGAACGTTATGCCAGGGTGAAGGTCCCGGTGGACCTTTTCCCCCGCTTCGTTTCTTTACCTGGAACCAACCCGGGCCGCTCACAGGACTTCGTATTGCTCGAAGACCTTGTGACTGACAATCTGGACCTGCTCTTTCCGGGCATGAAGATCAAGGAAGTTCATACTTTCCGCATCACTCGGGACGCGGACATCGAGATAACCATGGACGAGGCTGAAGACCTGCTGACCGCCATCGAGGAAAGCGTGGAGACCAGGAGGATCGGTTCACCGGCCAGGCTAGAGGTGGACAAGGACATGCCCGAGAGGATGGTCGATCTCTTCAGTAATAAGTTGGGGCTTCACCCGTTGGCCGTATTTCGCTCGTTCGCCCCCCTGGCCCTCGGCGGTTTCTGGGACCTCCTTTCCATCAATCGCCCGGACTTGAAGGACCCGCCCTTCCTACCTTATGTTCACCCGGACCTCGCGCCGGAAAAGGATATCATGACAGCCGTGGACCGACGTGACCGGCTGTTCTACCATCCCTACGATAGCTTCGTGCCCTTGGTCACCTTCCTGAAGCAAGCAGCTCACGACCCCCATGTGCTTGCCATTAAGATAACCCTCTATCGTATTGACAAGCACTCCCCCATCATCGACGCCCTGATGGAGGCCAGAGAGAATGGCAAGGCGGTGGCCGCCGTGGTGGAATTGAAGGCTCGCTTCGATGAAGAGAACAACATCGTCTGGGCCCGGGCCTTGGAACGAGCAGGTGTCCATGTGGTGTATGGTCTGCTGGACCTCAAGGTGCATGCCAAGGTGTTGCTGGTGGTCAAGAAGAAGGGCAATGACATCGTACGATACACGCACATGGGCTCGGGTAACTACAACGCACAGACGGCCAGGGTATACGGGGACATCGGATATCTGACCAGCGATCCGGACATTGGGGCGGACGCTGCCGATCTGTTCAACTCGTTGACGGGGTATGCGCAAAAGGAGAGCTACCGCAAACTGCTGGTTGCCCCGGCGACCTTGAAGAGGGAACTGATATTCAGAATAGACCGGGAGGCCCAGAGACATAAAGATCATGGCGACGGCTACATAGCCTTCAAGTTGAACGGGTTGCTGGACAAGGAGGTCATATCGGCCTTGTACCGAGCGTCCAATGCCGGGGTCACGATCGATCTGAACGTGCGCGGGCTCTGTGCGCTGAGACCCGGTATCAAAGGCATTAGCGAGAACATCAAGGTCAGTAGCATCGTCGGCCGGTTCCTGGAGCATGCCCGCATATTATATTTCCGAAATGGGGGGGAGGAAGAGGTGTTCCTGGGCAGCTCTGACCTTATGCCGCGCAACCTCCACCGTCGAGTGGAGGTGCTATTCCCGGTCCTGGACGAACAGTACCGACGAATGCTGGTGGACAAGATCTTACCCATTCATCTTCGGGACAACGTGAAATCGCGCGACCTGCTACCGGACGGAAGCTATGTCAAAAAAAGACCTAAGAAGGGAGAGGAAAGGGTCGATTCTCAAGAATGGCTGATCAAGAATCGTGGTATCTGGCACAAGGAGGAGTGA
- a CDS encoding YfcE family phosphodiesterase produces the protein MRQEELCHFGQEVTKERLTALLAEVDGVRKGEDIECVHRMRVASRRLRSALRLFQECFKERKAKRWRQAVKEITSALGEARDLDVQIDFLEELGKNWEGAERDGLREIVRTFRDRRATLQPDIVALMDRMTAENPLREMERELMGVEKWQGDLSAISSHAYAHSAIAVEELMAHSYSVPVYEDWEGHHALRIAGKRLRYALEAFRGAYSDGLTEEIRTLKGLQDVVGDLHDCDIWLQRLPEMRERMPEAEKALDRLQSDRELRRRKLHGKLMESWNVLLQERFFYRVLDKLKEHGTEEVCPMNVALISDVHGNELALRAVMSHARERGVSAILHAGDAVGAPRPNQVIDLLRGADVLSVAGNIDRTVLEAHHRRGRCFDASLEFLVNDLNDKGWEWLSSLPTEVRLDICGRTVLMTHGSPGNDREKLLPATPESRLKCVAQDAKADVVITGHSHIPMHREVSHTLFVNPGSVGRPRGGTRACYAILTFPMMEIQHYQVKYDSQKMADEVLAQGFQDQAKDIGEGRKEDRVEAVGQWAMLLQPDQGHIEQVRTLALQLFDQTKGLHRSKEGDRELLEMAALAHDVGLYQGGEGHQRRALDLIMEAELPLDRRDQMMVACISRYHGCRSPRENDRVFRDLKQRDRRRVRKLAALLAIADALDRGHDSRVTGVTAVVSKKEVRLQLAGSGPFILEREWVGYKQCQFESVFSRRVCLEQ, from the coding sequence ATGAGGCAGGAGGAACTGTGCCATTTCGGCCAAGAGGTGACGAAAGAGCGATTGACCGCCCTACTGGCGGAGGTTGACGGTGTTCGCAAAGGTGAGGATATCGAATGCGTACATCGCATGCGCGTGGCCAGCCGACGTCTGCGCTCGGCATTGCGCCTGTTCCAGGAATGCTTCAAGGAAAGGAAGGCCAAACGTTGGCGACAAGCGGTCAAAGAGATCACCTCCGCCCTAGGCGAAGCGAGGGACCTGGACGTCCAGATAGATTTTCTTGAGGAACTCGGTAAGAATTGGGAAGGAGCGGAGAGAGACGGACTGCGGGAGATCGTCCGTACCTTCAGGGACAGGAGGGCGACGTTGCAGCCTGACATCGTAGCGCTCATGGACCGTATGACCGCTGAGAACCCCCTCAGGGAAATGGAACGGGAGCTGATGGGTGTGGAGAAGTGGCAGGGAGACCTTTCCGCGATCAGCTCCCACGCCTACGCTCATTCGGCCATTGCCGTGGAGGAACTTATGGCCCATTCGTATTCGGTGCCGGTCTACGAGGACTGGGAGGGCCATCATGCCCTTCGAATCGCTGGGAAGCGCCTGCGCTATGCCCTGGAGGCGTTCCGAGGGGCCTACTCCGACGGTCTGACCGAAGAGATACGCACCCTCAAGGGATTGCAGGACGTCGTAGGGGACCTGCATGACTGCGACATATGGTTACAGCGCCTACCGGAAATGCGGGAAAGGATGCCGGAAGCGGAAAAGGCATTGGACCGTCTGCAAAGTGACCGCGAACTGCGTCGAAGGAAGCTGCATGGGAAGCTGATGGAGAGCTGGAACGTCCTGTTGCAGGAAAGGTTCTTCTACCGCGTATTGGACAAGCTAAAAGAACATGGGACGGAGGAGGTCTGCCCTATGAACGTGGCGCTGATCTCGGACGTGCACGGGAACGAGTTGGCATTGAGGGCGGTCATGTCTCACGCGCGCGAAAGGGGAGTGTCGGCGATACTCCACGCGGGTGACGCCGTCGGTGCTCCGAGGCCCAACCAGGTCATCGATCTGCTCAGGGGTGCGGACGTGCTCAGCGTCGCTGGGAACATAGACAGGACCGTTCTGGAGGCCCACCATAGGCGCGGCAGATGCTTCGACGCCTCCCTCGAATTCCTGGTCAATGATCTGAATGATAAGGGCTGGGAATGGTTATCTTCCCTGCCCACGGAGGTACGGTTAGACATTTGCGGCCGGACGGTTCTCATGACCCACGGTTCCCCTGGCAATGATCGGGAGAAACTGCTCCCCGCCACACCCGAATCGCGATTGAAGTGTGTAGCCCAGGATGCCAAGGCGGACGTGGTGATCACTGGACATTCCCATATCCCTATGCACCGGGAGGTGTCGCACACCCTATTTGTCAATCCGGGGAGCGTAGGGCGGCCGAGGGGTGGGACTCGGGCCTGCTACGCCATACTGACATTTCCGATGATGGAAATACAGCACTATCAGGTCAAGTACGACTCCCAAAAGATGGCCGATGAGGTGCTGGCACAGGGATTCCAGGACCAGGCCAAGGATATTGGCGAGGGGAGGAAGGAGGATAGGGTGGAGGCCGTAGGTCAGTGGGCCATGTTGCTCCAACCAGACCAGGGGCATATAGAACAGGTGCGGACCCTGGCACTTCAGCTCTTTGACCAAACGAAAGGATTACACCGATCGAAAGAAGGTGACCGCGAGCTGCTGGAGATGGCCGCCCTGGCCCATGATGTAGGATTATATCAGGGCGGGGAGGGACACCAGCGGAGAGCCTTGGACCTGATCATGGAGGCCGAACTACCCCTGGACCGGAGAGATCAGATGATGGTGGCTTGCATCTCCCGCTACCATGGTTGCCGCTCACCGCGGGAGAACGACCGCGTCTTCAGAGACCTTAAGCAGAGGGACCGTAGACGTGTGCGAAAGCTCGCTGCCTTGCTGGCCATCGCTGATGCCCTGGACCGGGGACACGATTCCCGGGTGACCGGCGTGACCGCCGTGGTGTCGAAAAAGGAGGTCCGCCTTCAACTGGCAGGTAGTGGACCGTTCATACTGGAACGGGAATGGGTCGGGTATAAACAATGCCAGTTCGAAAGTGTGTTCAGTAGGAGGGTCTGCCTTGAACAATGA
- a CDS encoding ubiquitin-conjugating enzyme E2, with the protein MTLPLEILYIRLRNELEVCSNYLPAEFDLGEEHLTSFPLKVDISLEHTPGPIMENDKVTYRYSHRLQLIIGREYPFEKPLVIWRTPIFHPNIMMPEDGGHVCIKLLSEWSFNSTLSTFIKGLESMLIAPNGGSPFGTDSCTSAAQYYNSGKKKPIPIITAPPPKVVRS; encoded by the coding sequence ATGACCTTGCCCTTGGAGATACTCTACATTCGTTTGAGGAACGAGCTCGAGGTTTGCAGTAACTACCTTCCGGCCGAGTTCGATCTTGGAGAGGAGCATCTAACATCCTTCCCACTTAAAGTTGACATCAGTCTGGAGCACACGCCCGGTCCGATAATGGAGAACGACAAGGTAACCTATCGATATTCTCACCGCTTGCAACTGATCATTGGTCGGGAATATCCCTTTGAGAAGCCTTTGGTGATCTGGAGGACGCCCATCTTTCATCCCAATATCATGATGCCGGAGGACGGGGGCCATGTCTGCATCAAGCTGCTCTCCGAATGGTCCTTTAATTCCACCCTTTCAACGTTCATCAAAGGTCTGGAATCCATGTTGATCGCGCCCAATGGGGGAAGTCCGTTCGGAACAGATAGTTGCACTTCGGCCGCCCAGTATTATAATTCTGGAAAAAAGAAACCCATCCCCATCATTACCGCCCCTCCCCCTAAGGTGGTGCGATCTTGA
- a CDS encoding Mov34/MPN/PAD-1 family protein, whose amino-acid sequence MLKRVKSIDRSLMEMVNQASRDSLPNEFMAMLRVEEGVISELLLVPGTLQGKDSALVMLHMLPIDHTVVGTIHSHPGYSNRPSRQDLELFRRYGMVHIITCLPYDENSWQAYDHQGSSIELPVVDL is encoded by the coding sequence GTGCTGAAGAGGGTCAAAAGTATCGACCGCTCCCTCATGGAAATGGTGAACCAAGCGTCAAGGGACAGCCTGCCGAACGAGTTCATGGCTATGCTGAGGGTCGAGGAAGGCGTTATCTCGGAACTGTTGCTGGTGCCTGGAACACTTCAGGGGAAGGACTCCGCGCTGGTGATGCTGCACATGCTGCCCATCGATCATACGGTGGTCGGCACCATCCATTCTCACCCCGGTTACAGCAACCGACCTTCCAGGCAGGACCTGGAACTTTTCCGTCGCTATGGTATGGTCCACATCATCACATGCTTGCCGTACGATGAAAATAGTTGGCAGGCCTACGATCATCAAGGTAGTAGTATAGAGCTTCCAGTCGTGGACCTTTAA